The genomic stretch CTCGGCACCGCGCCACGAGCTCTCGAGCGTGAGCTCGGGTAGGCCCAGCGCGTCGGCGTACATGCCGGTGTGCATCATGCCGAGCGTCGCGGCCCAGAGCTTGGTCGCCAGGTGGTTCGCACGCGACGTGGGCGCATACCCCGGTGCGGGCAGCCGACGCCCGAAGTAGTCACTGCTCGCCAGCAGAACGCCGCGCGTGTCCAGCGTGGCGATGGCGCGCTCGGCCAGCGCAGCCGGGGTGTGGCGGTTGGCGAAGACGAACGAGGCGTCCTGTGGGCCCTCGTGCAGCGACAGGATCAGCTGCGGGCGGAAGTCGGCGATGACATCGCGAACGAGCCGCGCCTCCACCGTCTCGAAGCGCTTGAAGTCGCGGTTGATGTCGAAGCCTTGTCCGTTGAAGCGCGACCCATAGACCGCCCCGACGGGGTTGACGGGCGTGACGACCCCCACGGACACTGCAGGGGCTTTCCCACCAGCGAGCTGCGTCAAGCGCGCCAGGATGCGGGGCACGGCGACGATCCCGGCGTGCTCGTTGCCGTGTACGCCCGAGAGCACCAACAGCCTCGGCGCCCGCTCCGACGCGCGGTTCTGCACCCACGTGACGGGGAAGGAGCGCCCCTCGTAGGAGACGTGTCCCAACGTGCGAAGATCGAAGTGCGCGGCGTGCTCCTCCAACGCGCGCACGTGCGCGTCCGCATCGAACCCGAGGAGCTCCACCCCCATGTCCGCCTCGGCGGGCGCCGGGTAGTCGTGGGGCCGCCGGACCAGGTGGTACTTGGCGAAGATGGAGAGGTCGCGTCGCAGCGTCTTCAGCGTGCGCGGGGGTGGAGGGGCGTACGCAGCGACTGGCACGGCGCGCTCAGCCCGCGGCCCGGGCCACGCTCTGTGGCTGACCCCAGACCGTGTCGAGGAAGCGCGACAGCTCTCCGTCGAGGCGCTTGGGCATGACGCGCCACTCCGCCGCGGAGCGCGCGGTGACCAGGCGACCGCGCACCAGCTCCTCGGACAGCTTGCCCGCGTCCGCGAACGGATGGATGGGGTCGGCCGCGTGACCGATGATGAGCGCCGGGTGCCGCAGCGTGCGCCGCAGCTCACGCGGGGGTGCGATACGCCCGAAGGTGAGTCCGTCGAGCACGGCCAGGGAGGCGCGCGTGTCGCGGCGCAGCGTGTCGAGCCCCATGTCCACGATCCAGTGCGTGCGCGGGACGAGACGGGCCAGGCTGGCCATCAGACCCATGCCCAGCGGGTTGACGCGCAGGGCCAGCGCCAGAGGGACGAACACGGCGCCCGCCGCGGCGATGCCGCTCTCGAGCACCGGCATCTCGATCATCAGGCCGCGCACCCGCTCGGGCGCATGGACCGCGGCCTCGAGGGCCACGTTGGCGCCGAGCGAGGTGCCCCCGACGACGGCCTGCGCCACACCCAGGTGGTCGAGCAGCGCGATGACGTCGGCGCCGAACTGCGGCATGGAGTACGCGCCCATGTCGTGCGGCTGCTCCGACGCGCCGTGGCCCAGCATGTCGCACAGGATGACGCGGTTACCCGCCGCAGCGAGCGTGGGCGCCAGCATGGTGAACATGCGCACGTCCATCAGCAGACCGTGGACCAGGACGATGACGCGCGGCCCGGAGCCGAGCTCGCGATAGGCGATGCGCCGGCCGGCGTGGTCGAAGGTGCGGGGTTCCGGGAGGGGGGAGCGCTTGGCCATGCCTTAGGCTACTTCAAATCGTAGCTGCGGACGACTCGCCGGCGCTTGGGCTCGTCACCGTCCGATGCCGAGCCATCGGCGTCCTCCGAGGCGGCCGCCGAGCCGGCGGCGCCCCCCTCGGTGGGCAGCGCCGCGTCGAGCGCCGCAGCCAGCGGGCTCGCAGCGGCACGGGCCTCGCGCTCCTGGGCCTGCCGCGCCTGCTCCGTGCGCGCAGCCTGCGCCGCGAGAGCTTCCTCTCGGGCGCGCTGCTGCTCGAGCTCGCGCTCACGCGCCTCGCGGGCCTTCTGCTCCTGTTGGGCGATGCGCGCCAGCGCCTCCTTCGAGGGCGCCGCCGGTAGGTCGAGGCTGAGCTTGCCCAGCGCCGCGGCCAGCGCCCCACCGCCGCGAGTGCTCTCCCCCGCCTGGGCGGTCTTGTAGTCGCGGAAGTCGTTGCGGGCCTGCACCTCGGACACCTTCTTCGCGCTGAAGCGCAGCCGCCCGCGCGCGGCGTCCAGCAGCACCACCTGCAGCACCTCCCCGATGGGGAACGCG from Sandaracinaceae bacterium encodes the following:
- a CDS encoding alpha/beta hydrolase, with protein sequence MAKRSPLPEPRTFDHAGRRIAYRELGSGPRVIVLVHGLLMDVRMFTMLAPTLAAAGNRVILCDMLGHGASEQPHDMGAYSMPQFGADVIALLDHLGVAQAVVGGTSLGANVALEAAVHAPERVRGLMIEMPVLESGIAAAGAVFVPLALALRVNPLGMGLMASLARLVPRTHWIVDMGLDTLRRDTRASLAVLDGLTFGRIAPPRELRRTLRHPALIIGHAADPIHPFADAGKLSEELVRGRLVTARSAAEWRVMPKRLDGELSRFLDTVWGQPQSVARAAG
- a CDS encoding DUF2817 domain-containing protein → MPVAAYAPPPPRTLKTLRRDLSIFAKYHLVRRPHDYPAPAEADMGVELLGFDADAHVRALEEHAAHFDLRTLGHVSYEGRSFPVTWVQNRASERAPRLLVLSGVHGNEHAGIVAVPRILARLTQLAGGKAPAVSVGVVTPVNPVGAVYGSRFNGQGFDINRDFKRFETVEARLVRDVIADFRPQLILSLHEGPQDASFVFANRHTPAALAERAIATLDTRGVLLASSDYFGRRLPAPGYAPTSRANHLATKLWAATLGMMHTGMYADALGLPELTLESSWRGAEEDRVLAHVELVSALVEQLGSESA